In Carassius auratus strain Wakin unplaced genomic scaffold, ASM336829v1 scaf_tig00215795, whole genome shotgun sequence, a single genomic region encodes these proteins:
- the LOC113095814 gene encoding chemokine-like receptor 1, with amino-acid sequence MMDPYNFTNSPLNNNSKYEDYYEDYDEYTDLRKSVNIMSIIVYSLDFVLGVVGNGIVIWVTGFKMKRTVNTVWFLNLAVADFLFTFFLPLSVAYTAMGFHWPFGQFMCKFNSTLSLINMFASVYILVVISVDRCLSVVCPIWAQNHRNVSRASVVSFGVWLFALVLSSPSFVFRETALHSNKIICYNNFAFSDHNETLEVVELRSIRHRAMIITRFIIGFVVPFVIIISCYAVIIHRLQRNRSMSGRTGRTLKIIAAVVTAFFICWAPFHILVLIEMVNHTEMEYSSTLQYVTTVGIPIATSLAFLNSCLNPLLYVFMAQDFKVKVRKSILKVLETAFTEEASRTNTCTNSILTIQNKEKGSKSFSDAEV; translated from the coding sequence ATGATGGATCCATACAATTTTACAAACAGTCCTCTCAATAATAACTCCAAGTATGAAGATTACTATGAAGATTATGATGAGTATACAGATCTCAGGAAATCTGTTAACATCATGTCAATCATTGTATACAGTCTGGATTTTGTACTTGGAGTGGTGGGCAACGGCATTGTCATTTGGGTTACTGGATTCAAAATGAAAAGGACGGTCAACACAGTCTGGTTTCTGAACCTTGCTGTAGCAGACTTCCTCTTCACATTCTTTCTTCCTCTCAGCGTGGCTTACACGGCTATGGGCTTCCACTGGCCTTTTGGCCAGTTCATGTGCAAATTCAACAGCACACTTAGTTTAATCAACATGTTTGCCAGTGTGTACATCCTGGTTGTGATCAGTGTTGACCGCTGTTTGTCTGTGGTGTGTCCAATCTGGGCACAGAACCATCGGAATGTGAGCCGAGCTTCTGTGGTGAGCTTCGGAGTTTGGTTATTTGCCCTGGTGCTGAGCTCACCCTCCTTTGTCTTCAGGGAAACTGCACTCCACAGCAACAAAATCATCTGCTACAACAACTTTGCATTCTCTGATCACAATGAAACACTAGAGGTGGTGGAGCTCCGTAGTATACGGCATCGTGCCATGATCATTACCCGTTTCATCATAGGCTTTGTGGTGCCTTTTGTGATAATCATCTCCTGCTATGCAGTCATCATCCATCGTCTCCAAAGAAACCGTTCCATGTCTGGCCGAACTGGACGCACCTTAAAGATCATTGCTGCTGTGGTCACCGCCTTCTTCATCTGTTGGGCTCCTTTCCATATCCTGGTGCTCATTGAGATGGTAAACCACACGGAAATGGAATACAGCTCCACACTGCAATATGTCACCACTGTTGGAATTCCCATTGCGACCAGTTTGGCTTTCCTAAACAGCTGCCTGAACCCATTGTTGTATGTTTTCATGGCACAAGACTTTAAAGTCAAGGTGCGCAAGTCAATCCTGAAGGTTTTGGAAACTGCTTTCACAGAGGAAGCTTCACGTACAAATACCTGCACAAATTCAATCCTCACTATTCAAAACAAAGAGAAAGGGAGCAAGTCTTTTTCTGATGCAGAAGTATAA